The following coding sequences are from one Luteolibacter yonseiensis window:
- the pdeM gene encoding ligase-associated DNA damage response endonuclease PdeM, translating to MHPFPKLPSLSLLAEGVVFLTDTSTLVVADVHLGKSAAFRARGLPVPEGDTARDLQRLLELGKRCGAGHLVIAGDLFHSPSGITPELEVALGGFIEELGIPLTLVAGNHDAKLAALPAGLTRVSHLDVGPGVRVVHDPAHAAGDIFHLSGHLHPVVNVRDGIRASLRLPCFILKDQTLVLPAFGSFTGGAPVKPGIEDRVFVPLRGKVVELPVEIC from the coding sequence ATGCATCCTTTTCCGAAATTACCCTCCCTCTCGTTGCTTGCCGAAGGTGTGGTCTTCCTGACCGACACCTCCACACTCGTGGTCGCGGATGTCCATCTCGGAAAATCGGCGGCGTTCCGCGCGCGCGGGTTGCCCGTTCCCGAAGGAGACACGGCCAGGGATCTGCAACGGTTGCTGGAACTCGGAAAAAGGTGCGGAGCAGGTCATCTTGTCATCGCCGGAGATTTGTTTCACTCCCCATCCGGCATCACCCCGGAACTCGAGGTGGCTCTCGGCGGATTTATCGAAGAGCTGGGCATTCCCCTGACGCTGGTGGCGGGCAACCATGATGCGAAGCTCGCGGCCCTCCCCGCAGGTCTGACCCGCGTTTCCCACCTGGATGTCGGTCCGGGTGTCCGCGTCGTTCACGATCCGGCCCACGCGGCGGGAGACATTTTCCACCTTTCCGGCCATCTGCATCCCGTTGTGAATGTGCGTGACGGAATCCGCGCGTCGCTCCGGCTCCCCTGCTTCATTTTGAAGGACCAGACCCTTGTCCTGCCCGCTTTCGGCAGTTTTACGGGAGGCGCGCCCGTGAAACCGGGAATCGAGGACCGGGTGTTCGTTCCATTGCGGGGCAAGGTGGTGGAACTTCCGGTGGAGATCTGTTGA
- a CDS encoding ligase-associated DNA damage response DEXH box helicase, with protein sequence MPIAINTDISTGNLQGAEKVFPFEIPTEPDDISPMPAADPHTFFKTKGWQPFDFQRHTWEAYLSGQSGLLHAPTGLGKTLAVYLGPLADSFAHGEGCKILWITPLRALAADTLRALREPLEVFAPGLEAEARTGDTPSALRARLRKKLPHTLVTTPESLSLMLTHADFPDKLGGLRCVIVDEWHELLGTKRGVQTELCLARLRAWFPEARIWGLSATLGNLTEARMALLGDAFDGSAEITADMKKPLVIETLIPKEIDRFPWAGHIGTRLAKQVADEIEKANVTLLFTNTRSQTEIWFQELLSIRPRWKGKIAMHHGSLDRGERDLAENGLRDGSLKCVVATSSLDLGVDFSPVDQVIQVGSPKGVARLLQRAGRSGHQPGNVSRIVGVPTHALELVEFAAARDAALARDVESRRPLRLPLDLLVQHLVTCAIGTPFEPDEMLREIRSTHAFADLADEEWQWALGFISNGGSALAVYPRYRKAHVVEGRYTVDDKRLITQHRLSIGTISSDPAVTIKYAGGRVLGTVEESFISRIRIGGSLVFAGKSLVLVRFHQRTATVRNAPRDNKGQIAIWGGNKMPLSNELAHAIAKRLQGIGPPAREMDAVAPILDIQARWSRLPGDDALLVEHIRSRQEEHLFFYPFAGRLVHEGLAALVAYRISRETGEAIVTTQNDYGFSLSAKRGLVLDERILRDHLSGENLLDDLISCMNTAELARRQFREIARVSGLILQTPPGQKDRSMRELQVSSSLLYEVLTRYDAGNLLLEQARREILERQLELTRLGNAIHRLEASPMHLVEVENLTPMAFPLWADRLSATLSPGDAATRLESMLRTLNQAASVS encoded by the coding sequence GTGCCGATTGCAATAAACACCGACATTTCCACGGGCAATTTGCAGGGTGCGGAAAAGGTCTTCCCATTTGAAATCCCGACCGAACCGGATGACATTTCCCCGATGCCCGCCGCCGATCCCCACACCTTTTTCAAAACCAAGGGTTGGCAGCCATTCGATTTCCAGAGGCACACGTGGGAAGCATATTTGTCCGGCCAGTCCGGACTGCTGCATGCGCCGACAGGATTGGGCAAAACCCTGGCGGTTTATCTGGGGCCGCTGGCCGACAGCTTCGCTCACGGCGAGGGATGCAAAATCCTGTGGATCACGCCGCTCCGGGCATTGGCGGCCGATACCTTGCGTGCGCTGCGTGAGCCGCTGGAGGTTTTCGCTCCCGGTCTGGAAGCGGAAGCCCGCACGGGTGACACGCCATCCGCCCTGCGGGCGCGTCTTCGGAAAAAACTTCCACACACGCTGGTCACCACTCCGGAGTCACTCTCGCTGATGCTGACCCATGCTGACTTTCCCGACAAACTCGGCGGGCTGCGCTGTGTGATCGTGGACGAGTGGCACGAGTTGCTGGGAACGAAGCGCGGCGTGCAGACGGAACTCTGCCTGGCAAGGCTGCGTGCGTGGTTCCCCGAAGCGCGGATTTGGGGACTTTCCGCGACGCTGGGAAACCTGACGGAAGCCCGGATGGCGTTGCTGGGAGATGCGTTCGACGGATCGGCGGAAATCACCGCGGACATGAAAAAGCCACTGGTGATCGAAACACTCATCCCCAAGGAAATCGACCGGTTTCCTTGGGCCGGACACATCGGCACACGATTGGCGAAGCAGGTGGCGGATGAGATCGAGAAGGCCAATGTCACCCTGCTTTTCACCAACACCCGTTCCCAAACGGAGATCTGGTTCCAAGAACTGCTCTCGATCCGGCCACGGTGGAAGGGCAAGATCGCCATGCATCACGGCTCCTTGGATCGTGGGGAACGAGACTTGGCGGAAAACGGGCTGCGGGACGGTTCGTTGAAATGTGTCGTCGCCACTTCATCGCTTGATCTCGGGGTGGACTTCTCCCCTGTCGACCAGGTGATCCAGGTGGGATCCCCCAAGGGTGTCGCCAGATTGCTCCAACGCGCCGGTCGCTCGGGCCACCAGCCTGGAAATGTCTCACGAATCGTGGGGGTACCCACCCATGCACTGGAGCTTGTGGAATTCGCCGCCGCCCGGGATGCGGCACTGGCCCGCGATGTGGAGAGCCGCAGGCCGTTGAGGCTGCCGCTGGACCTGCTGGTGCAGCACCTTGTGACCTGCGCGATCGGCACACCGTTCGAACCGGATGAGATGCTCCGGGAGATCCGCTCCACCCACGCCTTCGCGGACCTCGCCGATGAGGAGTGGCAATGGGCGTTGGGATTCATCTCCAACGGCGGCAGCGCGCTCGCCGTTTATCCGCGCTACCGGAAGGCGCATGTGGTGGAGGGAAGATACACGGTGGACGACAAGCGCCTGATCACCCAGCACCGCCTCAGCATCGGAACGATATCCAGCGATCCCGCTGTGACCATCAAGTATGCCGGTGGCCGGGTGTTGGGGACGGTTGAGGAATCATTCATCTCGCGGATCCGGATCGGCGGTTCCCTGGTGTTCGCCGGGAAAAGTCTGGTGCTGGTGCGTTTCCACCAACGGACCGCGACGGTCAGGAACGCGCCCCGTGACAACAAGGGGCAGATCGCCATCTGGGGCGGGAACAAGATGCCGCTGTCGAACGAACTCGCGCATGCGATCGCGAAACGCCTGCAGGGAATCGGTCCGCCCGCCCGTGAAATGGACGCGGTCGCGCCGATTCTCGACATCCAGGCCAGGTGGTCGCGTCTTCCCGGGGATGACGCGCTGCTGGTCGAACACATCCGCTCGCGTCAGGAAGAACATCTGTTTTTCTATCCGTTCGCCGGTCGCCTGGTGCATGAGGGACTTGCCGCGCTGGTGGCCTACCGGATCTCCCGGGAGACGGGCGAAGCGATCGTGACCACCCAGAACGACTACGGCTTCTCACTCAGTGCGAAACGCGGACTCGTGCTGGACGAGCGGATCCTCCGCGACCATCTGTCCGGTGAGAACCTGCTGGACGATCTCATCTCGTGCATGAACACCGCGGAACTCGCCCGCCGGCAGTTCCGTGAAATCGCGCGGGTCTCCGGTCTCATCCTGCAAACACCGCCGGGCCAGAAGGATCGCTCCATGAGGGAGCTCCAGGTCAGTTCCTCGCTGCTTTACGAAGTCCTGACCCGCTACGACGCGGGCAATCTCCTGTTGGAGCAGGCCCGCCGGGAAATCCTCGAACGCCAGTTGGAACTCACGCGCCTGGGCAATGCGATCCACCGGCTGGAGGCGTCCCCGATGCATCTGGTGGAGGTGGAGAACCTGACGCCCATGGCCTTTCCCTTGTGGGCCGACCGCCTGTCCGCCACACTTTCTCCGGGCGACGCGGCCACCCGTCTCGAATCCATGTTGCGCACCCTCAATCAAGCCGCCTCCGTCAGTTGA
- a CDS encoding circadian clock KaiB family protein, with the protein MTDFPPSGDSLSPSDETRLEFERLLSGAPAQDHYVLVLFVTGSTPKSAQAISVVRALCEKHLAGRYELEVVDIYQSPGRLAADQILAAPTLLKKEPFPAQRLVGNLDDSERVLIGLNLKSPAENNINWLEV; encoded by the coding sequence GTGACTGATTTCCCCCCATCCGGCGATTCGCTGTCCCCCAGCGATGAAACACGCCTGGAATTCGAGCGTTTGCTCAGTGGAGCTCCCGCGCAGGATCACTATGTCCTGGTCCTGTTCGTCACCGGTAGCACGCCCAAATCAGCCCAGGCGATTTCAGTGGTCCGGGCCTTGTGCGAGAAACACCTCGCCGGTCGATACGAACTAGAGGTGGTGGACATCTATCAATCCCCCGGTCGTTTGGCCGCCGATCAGATTCTGGCAGCTCCGACCCTTTTGAAAAAAGAGCCGTTTCCCGCCCAAAGGTTGGTCGGCAATCTGGACGACAGCGAGCGGGTGCTCATCGGTTTGAATCTGAAAAGCCCTGCGGAAAACAACATCAACTGGCTTGAAGTATGA
- a CDS encoding circadian clock KaiB family protein, giving the protein MNPAEFHHNVDPAEVDRDDSWQLILFVAGQSPKSLMAYSNLRKVCDSHLAGRHNLRLVDLAKEPAMAKLHKIVAIPTLVRETPSPAKRIIGSLSNIDKLLHDLDLGPAVSFPNTLT; this is encoded by the coding sequence ATGAATCCCGCTGAATTCCATCACAACGTAGACCCCGCGGAGGTAGATCGGGACGATTCCTGGCAGCTCATCCTCTTCGTGGCGGGTCAGAGTCCGAAATCCCTGATGGCATACAGCAATCTCCGGAAGGTCTGCGACAGCCACCTCGCCGGGCGGCACAACCTCCGGCTTGTCGATCTTGCCAAGGAACCTGCGATGGCAAAGCTTCACAAGATCGTGGCCATTCCGACGTTGGTGAGAGAGACCCCCTCTCCCGCCAAACGCATCATCGGCAGCCTTTCCAACATCGACAAACTGCTGCACGACTTGGACCTCGGGCCTGCCGTTTCCTTCCCCAACACACTCACGTGA
- the kaiC gene encoding circadian clock protein KaiC yields the protein MSTTPSENPEKYRLIKAPTGITGFDEITLGGLPAGRPTLVCGSAGCGKSLFGAEFLVRGVREFGENGVLFTFEESANDIYTNVESLGFGLPELVAQEKVALDHITIDRQQIDENGEYDLEGLFVRLAYAIESVNAKRVVLDTIETLFAGFQNQAILRSELRRLFDWLKDRGMTTVITAERGDGALTRQGLEEYVSDCVVLLDHRVTGQISTRRLRVVKYRGSAHSTNEFPFLIDSEGMSVLPITSAGMDYDVSDKRLSSGVPALDEMLDGGYYEGSCILLTGTAGTGKSTLAAHLANKTCGTGQRCLYFSFEESPKQILRNMRTIGIDLQPSLEDGSLEICSSRPAAFGLEMHLVQMHKKIDTFKPNVVIVDPISNLHTAASGDESSQMLLRLIDILRSKRITTFLINLTRSGNLTETSGEALSSMVDTWLLLRDVETYGERNRVIYVLKSRGMPHSNQLREFIITRKGVDLIPAYLGSEGVLTGSARLAQEQRETAAAARMTDEEKMAALKLEQKRRALDAQIEVLRAEHLAAEEELSKISTNRSIREELASANERQMNQKRLRTNESR from the coding sequence ATGTCCACGACACCTTCTGAAAACCCTGAAAAATACCGTTTGATCAAGGCTCCCACGGGAATTACCGGGTTCGATGAAATCACTCTGGGAGGACTGCCCGCCGGAAGACCAACGCTCGTCTGCGGATCGGCAGGTTGTGGCAAATCCCTTTTCGGTGCGGAATTTCTGGTGCGCGGCGTGAGGGAGTTTGGGGAAAACGGCGTGCTTTTCACTTTCGAGGAATCCGCGAACGACATTTACACCAACGTCGAGTCGTTGGGGTTCGGTCTTCCGGAGCTTGTCGCACAGGAAAAAGTCGCGCTCGACCACATTACCATCGACCGCCAGCAGATCGACGAAAACGGCGAATACGATCTGGAAGGACTCTTCGTACGTCTCGCTTACGCGATCGAGTCCGTGAATGCGAAGCGCGTGGTTCTCGATACCATCGAAACGCTTTTCGCGGGATTCCAGAACCAGGCCATCCTGCGTTCCGAGCTACGCCGCCTCTTCGACTGGTTGAAGGATCGCGGGATGACGACGGTCATCACCGCCGAACGTGGCGATGGAGCTCTCACCCGGCAGGGACTTGAGGAGTATGTTTCCGACTGTGTGGTTCTGCTGGACCACCGGGTGACCGGACAGATCTCCACCCGCCGCCTGAGAGTGGTGAAATACCGTGGCTCCGCCCACAGCACGAACGAATTCCCCTTCCTCATCGACTCGGAAGGAATGTCCGTCCTTCCCATCACCAGTGCCGGAATGGATTACGATGTTTCTGACAAGCGCCTTTCCAGCGGGGTGCCGGCTCTGGACGAGATGTTGGACGGCGGCTATTATGAAGGCAGCTGCATCCTTCTGACCGGTACTGCTGGAACCGGCAAATCGACACTGGCGGCACATCTGGCCAACAAAACCTGTGGAACCGGCCAACGCTGTCTCTATTTTTCCTTCGAGGAGAGCCCCAAGCAGATCCTCAGGAACATGCGTACGATCGGCATCGATCTCCAGCCCAGCCTGGAAGACGGATCGCTGGAGATCTGTTCTTCAAGACCGGCCGCCTTCGGACTGGAGATGCATCTGGTCCAGATGCACAAGAAGATCGACACTTTCAAACCGAATGTGGTCATCGTCGACCCGATCTCGAATCTCCACACTGCCGCGAGCGGAGATGAAAGTTCGCAGATGCTGCTGCGTCTCATCGACATCCTCCGGTCGAAACGAATCACCACCTTCCTCATCAACCTCACCCGCAGCGGCAATCTCACGGAAACCAGCGGGGAAGCGCTCAGTTCCATGGTGGACACATGGCTGCTTCTTCGCGATGTGGAAACCTATGGTGAACGCAACCGTGTGATCTATGTGTTGAAGTCCAGAGGCATGCCTCACTCGAACCAGCTTCGCGAATTCATCATCACCCGAAAAGGAGTGGACCTGATTCCCGCCTATCTGGGGTCGGAAGGCGTGCTGACCGGATCGGCGAGATTGGCACAGGAACAACGGGAAACAGCCGCCGCCGCACGCATGACCGATGAAGAGAAGATGGCGGCCCTCAAGCTCGAACAGAAACGGCGGGCGCTGGATGCGCAGATCGAGGTGCTTCGGGCAGAACATCTTGCGGCGGAGGAAGAGCTTTCCAAAATTTCGACAAACCGATCCATCAGGGAAGAGCTGGCCTCCGCCAACGAACGTCAGATGAACCAAAAACGCCTGCGTACCAATGAATCCCGCTGA